Proteins from one Sabethes cyaneus chromosome 2, idSabCyanKW18_F2, whole genome shotgun sequence genomic window:
- the LOC128733520 gene encoding transmembrane protein 209: MSVSNPNSPSQRSPLVNRTLDLNLNKRRSRECLKWGSLNIVLLSIILFDISNKCPYSFSKLYYVEYAAVVLVAMSVAYYFARYFFYLFSKEPLQGTEYQRKLLKFDDDDASFITTTPAAKKEVSSSLVTPGGNVSSISLHSFNESGLTSASSGWVFSRGSPHHQATPDERSYSVEGSFSASANNSMNLTKRKIANKSDFIVDEKGLQSYLREVSNSEKNNSSFLERMNTSATTFNSFWNSYKLDDMSNLLKTSLYQLSPSAPATKQTLKEHESGPYNPMDPEISSEVLRKVSSVQLSNYVANLRMWISATILRQIVAEMNSIDQSFKSRGFSDIQLGSVGLERLKKTAENQQLVTLYIPKLPLLIPFLEMSTNQEYLVQRIKDFSKGSCIADYRWNSGSSYKGLSWDEHLPTDSAIIFHLFCTYMDSQLRPLPQPGGRPFYHRYVVLADKKNPKETLAEVKTKNKAKCAILCSNPMKPKFNFISDDKIHNNAYDRNNLFYVIIQFLIYMRNHHEGLLEGINLGKSGINILCVVED; the protein is encoded by the exons ATGTCTGTTAG CAACCCGAATTCTCCATCCCAGCGTAGTCCACTGGTGAACCGGACATTAGATCTCAACCTCAACAAACGGCGTTCTAGAGAGTGTCTCAAATGGGGCTCCTTAAACATTGTTTTGTTATCAATAATTCTGTTTGATATTTCCAACAAATGTCCCTATTCATTCTCCAAGTTGTACTATGTGGAGTACGCAGCTGTTGTCCTGGTGGCTATGAGTGTAGCATACTATTTTGCACGCTACTTTTTCTATTTGTTCAGTAAAGAACCATTGCAAGGGACGGAATATCAGCGCAAACTATTGAAATTTGACGACGATGATGCTTCATTCATTACAACAACCCCGGCAGCGAAGAAAGAAGTGTCCAGCTCGCTTGTCACTCCGGGTGGCAATGTATCCTCCATCAGCTTGCATTCGTTCAACGAAAGTGGCCTCACTTCTGCATCCTCGGGGTGGGTTTTCAGCCGCGGCAGCCCTCACCACCAAGCGACACCGGACGAACGAAGCTACTCCGTGGAAGGGTCGTTCAGCGCAAGTGCTAACAATTCCATGAATTTAACCAAGAGAAAAATCGCTAACAAAAGCGATTTCATTGTGGACGAGAAAGGTTTGCAGAGTTATCTGAG GGAGGTTTCGAATAGCGAAAAGAATAACAGCTCGTTTTTGGAGCGGATGAACACTTCTGCAACCACGTTCAATTCGTTCTGGAATAGCTATAAGCTTGATGATATGTCAAATTTGCTTAAAACGTCTCTCTATCAGCTGTCGCCTTCGGCGCCAGCAACTAAGCAAACGTTGAAAGAGCACGAAAGCGGGCCATACAATCCAATGGATCCGGAAATTAGCTCCGAAGTTTTACGAAAAGTATCCTCTGTAcaattatcaaattatgttGCAAACTTAAGAATG tGGATATCAGCAACCATTCTTCGGCAAATTGTTGCGGAGATGAACAGTATTGACCAATCGTTCAAAAGTCGTGGCTTTTCCGATATTCAGTTAGGCAGTGTTGGTTTGGAAAGGCTAAAGAAAACCGCGGAGAATCAGCAGCTGGTGACACTGTACATCCCAAAGCTGCCACTGTTGATACCTTTCCTGGAAATGTCTACCAATCAGGAGTATCTAGTGCAAAGAATAAAGGATTTTTCCAAAGGAAGTTGCATAGCCGATTACCGCTGGAATTCTGGATCGTCCTATAAGGGTCTTAGTTGGGACGAACATTTACCAACGGATTCGGCG ATCATTTTTCATCTGTTCTGTACTTATATGGACAGTCAGCTGCGGCCGCTTCCGCAGCCCGGTGGTCGTCCTTTCTATCATCGATATGTGGTACTTGCCGATAAGAAAAATCCCAAAGAAACACTGGCGGAGGTAAAGACTAAAAACAAGGCAAAATGTGCCATTCTTTGCTCGAACCCGATGAAACCTAAATTCAACTTCATTTCCGACGATAAGATTCACAACAACGCATAC GATCGCAACAATCTTTTCTACGTCATCATACAGTTCCTAATTTATATGAGAAATCATCATGAAGGCTTGCTGGAAGGCATCAATCTGGGCAAGAGTGGTATCAACATTCTTTGCGTGGTGGAAGACTAA
- the LOC128734697 gene encoding 85/88 kDa calcium-independent phospholipase A2 isoform X1 yields the protein MFNGLWKNPPIGEKDLRQALQRFLGGETPANKVMEVKNDNYINLHVMHRDDAMRLYAPSTGTTDKKPVYEIVLERPHSETVNTSYSLYRASTQEEGEEKFEAFHQRLPELVKMVREMYNINGLQKLCDTLVEHPSWTLAHVIAHFNLTDYVSNPKIVESLDDPDHAELLTPLQIAAKANNLEMVKALLPVSKIDNLDNNSNSVFHYAASTTKEMINLLAAKSTANLNHCNADGYTPLHLSCLADKPDCVKALLLAGADTNKMARCASNAFPQSTTTSNVADFLVSNPNKLLTQDMKHGGTPLHWSSSREVLNSLIERGCDVNLVNFNGQTPLHVMVTRDRLECVVALLAHEAEIDVVDSNGNTPLHIAVEKKLLPIVQCLLVFGADVNKRNKDGKTLRHMVGKDDSGSKDAMILYILHSVGAKRCSESNGTRCPPGCAAKGTYNGIPPAQPETSESREHIQQMLATTSKSGRNSIHSIVSNTIKTVREEREREIREEVKTVDVSQERKGASMMDALLSMFTNTVQAASKANSPGSSKSSPTEKNAIDLGDEPMIVEDVSTNNKSPSTSASGEFYGRGRLLCLDGGGIRGLVLAQMLLEIEKLAQTPIAHLFDWIAGTSTGGILALGLGCGKTMKQCMCLYLRMKDQAFVGSRPYPSDLLESVLKEQLGEFTVMTDIKHPKLMVTGVMADRKPVDLHLFRNYKCASDLLGIATPSNSRRQPPPQPEDQMVWRAARATGAAPSYFRAFGRFLDGGLIANNPTLDALTEIHEYNMALRSIGRNAEAVPVSIVVSLGTGLIPVTELKEIDVFRPDSIWDTAKLAYGISAIGNLLVDQATASDGRVVDRARAWCSMIGVPYYRFNPQMSVDIAMDEKIDEPLINMLWEVKAYMHANRKKVIEMINLLK from the exons atgttcaaCG GACTATGGAAGAATCCTCCCATCGGGGAAAAAGACCTTCGACAAG CGCTTCAACGGTTTCTCGGAGGCGAAACTCCAGCGAACAAGGTGATGGAGGTAAAAAATGATAACTACATAAATTTACACGTGATGCACCGGGACGATGCCATGCGCCTGTACGCTCCGTCAACGGGTACCACCGATAAAAAGCCAGTGTACGAGATCGTACTTGAGCGGCCACATTCGGAAACAGTTAACACATCGTACAG CTTATACCGAGCATCAACTCAAGAGGAGGGAGAAGAAAAATTCGAAGCCTTTCATCAGAGACTACCCGAGTTGGTGAAAATGGTTCGAGAG ATGTACAACATTAACGGTCTCCAAAAGCTGTGCGACACGCTGGTCGAACATCCTTCGTGGACGTTGGCCCACGTAATAGCACACTTCAATCTCACCGATTACGTTTCGAATCCTAAAATTGTAGAATCTCTCGATGATCCCGATCATGCCGAATTGCTTACGCCGCTCCAG ATTGCTGCAAAAGCAAACAACCTTGAAATGGTGAAAGCTCTTCTGCCGGTTAGCAAGATCGATAACTTAGATAACAACAGCAATTCGGTGTTCCATTACGCAGCTAGCACTACAAAAGAAATGATCAAT TTGCTGGCAGCAAAAAGTACGGCCAATCTAAATCACTGCAACGCTGATGGATACACACCGCTTCATCTGTCGTGTTTGGCCGACAAGCCGGACTGCGTGAAGGCTTTACTGCTGGCGGGTGCTGATACAAACAAAATGGCTCGCTGCGCCAGCAATGCTTTTCCTCAGTCAACCACTACGA GCAATGTTGCGGACTTCCTCGTTAGCAATCCAAACAAGCTCCTTACGCAGGACATGAAGCACGGTGGTACACCGCTACACTGGAGCTCTAGCCGAGAAGTTCTCAATTCGTTGATCGAACGGGGCTGTGACGTTAATCTAGTTAACTTTAACGGGCAGACACCGTTACATGTTATG GTGACTCGTGATCGGCTCGAATGTGTGGTAGCTCTGTTGGCCCACGAGGCAGAAATCGATGTAGTGGACAGCAACGGCAACACGCCGCTTCACATCGCAGTCGAAAAGAAGCTCCTTCCAATCGTGCAGTGTTTGCTGGTATTCGGAGCCGATGTCAACAAACGCAACAAAGACGGTAAAACGCTTCGCCACATGGTTGGCAAAGACGATTCCGGTTCCAAGGATGCTATGATCCTGTACATTTTGCATTCGGTTGGTGCCAAGAGATGTTCCGAATCGAACGGAACAAGATGTCCTCCGGGTTGCGCGGCTAAAGGTACCTACAACGGCATACCGCCAGCGCAACCAGAAACTTCGGAATCGCGCGAACACATCCAACAGATGCTTGCGACCACCAGTAAATCTGGACGGAACAGCATCCACAGCATTGTCTCGAACACAATCAAAACTGTACGAGAGGAACGCGAACGAGAAATTCGTGAAGAAGTGAAAACCGTTGACGTTTCACAGGAACGCAAAGGAGCCAGCATGATGGACGCGCTGCTCTCGATGTTCACCAACACAGTTCAAGCTGCTTCCAAAGCAAATTCTCCAGGTTCGTCCAAATCATCGCCAACGGAGAAAAATGCCATCGATTTGGGCGACGAACCGATGATTGTTGAAGATGTTTCGACGAATAATAAGTCGCCATCCACATCCGCCTCAGGCGAATTCTACGGTCGTGGACGGCTCCTGTGTTTGGACGGTGGCGGCATTCGCGGCTTGGTACTTGCCCAGATGCTTCTGGAAATTGAAAAACTCGCACAAACCCCAATAGCGCATTTATTCGATTGGATCGCAGGAACAAGCACGGGTGGAATTCTCGCGCTCGGTCTCGGCTGCGGAAAGACAATGAAACAGTGTATGTGCTTGTATCTACGTATGAAAGATCAAGCGTTCGTGGGTTCGCGTCCGTATCCAAGTGACCTGCTGGAATCCGTTCTAAAAGAGCAACTCGGTGAGTTCACTGTTATGACCGACATTAAGCACCCGAAGCTGATGGTTACGGGTGTTATGGCCGACCGGAAACCAGTGGATTTGCACCTGTTCCGCAATTACAAATGCGCCAGCGATCTGCTGGGTATAGCCACTCCGTCGAACAGCCGAAGACAACCACCACCACAGCCGGAAGATCAAATGGTATGGAGGGCCGCGCGGGCCACCGGCGCTGCTCCGTCTTATTTCCGAGCTTTTGGGCGCTTCCTGGATGGGGGTCTGATAGCGAACAATCCGACGCTGGATGCACTGACCGAAATCCATGAGTACAATATGGCTCTAAGAAGTATCGGCCGAAATGCGGAAGCGGTACCG GTTTCAATCGTAGTTTCACTTGGCACCGGACTAATCCCGGTAACTGAACTGAAAGAAATTGACGTATTCCGACCGGACAGCATATGGGACACGGCGAAACTTGCCTACGGTATCTCTGCTATTG GAAACCTACTGGTGGATCAAGCAACCGCATCGGATGGTCGAGTGGTGGACCGGGCCCGTGCCTGGTGCAGTATGATCGGGGTGCCCTACTATCGATTCAACCCCCAAATGTCGGTAGATATAGCGATGGATGAGAAAATTGACGAACCGCTTATCAACATGCTATGGGAGGTCAAGGCTTATATGCACGCGAACCGGAAAAAGGTAATAGAGATGATCAATCTTCTGAAATAA
- the LOC128734697 gene encoding 85/88 kDa calcium-independent phospholipase A2 isoform X2: MFNALQRFLGGETPANKVMEVKNDNYINLHVMHRDDAMRLYAPSTGTTDKKPVYEIVLERPHSETVNTSYSLYRASTQEEGEEKFEAFHQRLPELVKMVREMYNINGLQKLCDTLVEHPSWTLAHVIAHFNLTDYVSNPKIVESLDDPDHAELLTPLQIAAKANNLEMVKALLPVSKIDNLDNNSNSVFHYAASTTKEMINLLAAKSTANLNHCNADGYTPLHLSCLADKPDCVKALLLAGADTNKMARCASNAFPQSTTTSNVADFLVSNPNKLLTQDMKHGGTPLHWSSSREVLNSLIERGCDVNLVNFNGQTPLHVMVTRDRLECVVALLAHEAEIDVVDSNGNTPLHIAVEKKLLPIVQCLLVFGADVNKRNKDGKTLRHMVGKDDSGSKDAMILYILHSVGAKRCSESNGTRCPPGCAAKGTYNGIPPAQPETSESREHIQQMLATTSKSGRNSIHSIVSNTIKTVREEREREIREEVKTVDVSQERKGASMMDALLSMFTNTVQAASKANSPGSSKSSPTEKNAIDLGDEPMIVEDVSTNNKSPSTSASGEFYGRGRLLCLDGGGIRGLVLAQMLLEIEKLAQTPIAHLFDWIAGTSTGGILALGLGCGKTMKQCMCLYLRMKDQAFVGSRPYPSDLLESVLKEQLGEFTVMTDIKHPKLMVTGVMADRKPVDLHLFRNYKCASDLLGIATPSNSRRQPPPQPEDQMVWRAARATGAAPSYFRAFGRFLDGGLIANNPTLDALTEIHEYNMALRSIGRNAEAVPVSIVVSLGTGLIPVTELKEIDVFRPDSIWDTAKLAYGISAIGNLLVDQATASDGRVVDRARAWCSMIGVPYYRFNPQMSVDIAMDEKIDEPLINMLWEVKAYMHANRKKVIEMINLLK, encoded by the exons atgttcaaCG CGCTTCAACGGTTTCTCGGAGGCGAAACTCCAGCGAACAAGGTGATGGAGGTAAAAAATGATAACTACATAAATTTACACGTGATGCACCGGGACGATGCCATGCGCCTGTACGCTCCGTCAACGGGTACCACCGATAAAAAGCCAGTGTACGAGATCGTACTTGAGCGGCCACATTCGGAAACAGTTAACACATCGTACAG CTTATACCGAGCATCAACTCAAGAGGAGGGAGAAGAAAAATTCGAAGCCTTTCATCAGAGACTACCCGAGTTGGTGAAAATGGTTCGAGAG ATGTACAACATTAACGGTCTCCAAAAGCTGTGCGACACGCTGGTCGAACATCCTTCGTGGACGTTGGCCCACGTAATAGCACACTTCAATCTCACCGATTACGTTTCGAATCCTAAAATTGTAGAATCTCTCGATGATCCCGATCATGCCGAATTGCTTACGCCGCTCCAG ATTGCTGCAAAAGCAAACAACCTTGAAATGGTGAAAGCTCTTCTGCCGGTTAGCAAGATCGATAACTTAGATAACAACAGCAATTCGGTGTTCCATTACGCAGCTAGCACTACAAAAGAAATGATCAAT TTGCTGGCAGCAAAAAGTACGGCCAATCTAAATCACTGCAACGCTGATGGATACACACCGCTTCATCTGTCGTGTTTGGCCGACAAGCCGGACTGCGTGAAGGCTTTACTGCTGGCGGGTGCTGATACAAACAAAATGGCTCGCTGCGCCAGCAATGCTTTTCCTCAGTCAACCACTACGA GCAATGTTGCGGACTTCCTCGTTAGCAATCCAAACAAGCTCCTTACGCAGGACATGAAGCACGGTGGTACACCGCTACACTGGAGCTCTAGCCGAGAAGTTCTCAATTCGTTGATCGAACGGGGCTGTGACGTTAATCTAGTTAACTTTAACGGGCAGACACCGTTACATGTTATG GTGACTCGTGATCGGCTCGAATGTGTGGTAGCTCTGTTGGCCCACGAGGCAGAAATCGATGTAGTGGACAGCAACGGCAACACGCCGCTTCACATCGCAGTCGAAAAGAAGCTCCTTCCAATCGTGCAGTGTTTGCTGGTATTCGGAGCCGATGTCAACAAACGCAACAAAGACGGTAAAACGCTTCGCCACATGGTTGGCAAAGACGATTCCGGTTCCAAGGATGCTATGATCCTGTACATTTTGCATTCGGTTGGTGCCAAGAGATGTTCCGAATCGAACGGAACAAGATGTCCTCCGGGTTGCGCGGCTAAAGGTACCTACAACGGCATACCGCCAGCGCAACCAGAAACTTCGGAATCGCGCGAACACATCCAACAGATGCTTGCGACCACCAGTAAATCTGGACGGAACAGCATCCACAGCATTGTCTCGAACACAATCAAAACTGTACGAGAGGAACGCGAACGAGAAATTCGTGAAGAAGTGAAAACCGTTGACGTTTCACAGGAACGCAAAGGAGCCAGCATGATGGACGCGCTGCTCTCGATGTTCACCAACACAGTTCAAGCTGCTTCCAAAGCAAATTCTCCAGGTTCGTCCAAATCATCGCCAACGGAGAAAAATGCCATCGATTTGGGCGACGAACCGATGATTGTTGAAGATGTTTCGACGAATAATAAGTCGCCATCCACATCCGCCTCAGGCGAATTCTACGGTCGTGGACGGCTCCTGTGTTTGGACGGTGGCGGCATTCGCGGCTTGGTACTTGCCCAGATGCTTCTGGAAATTGAAAAACTCGCACAAACCCCAATAGCGCATTTATTCGATTGGATCGCAGGAACAAGCACGGGTGGAATTCTCGCGCTCGGTCTCGGCTGCGGAAAGACAATGAAACAGTGTATGTGCTTGTATCTACGTATGAAAGATCAAGCGTTCGTGGGTTCGCGTCCGTATCCAAGTGACCTGCTGGAATCCGTTCTAAAAGAGCAACTCGGTGAGTTCACTGTTATGACCGACATTAAGCACCCGAAGCTGATGGTTACGGGTGTTATGGCCGACCGGAAACCAGTGGATTTGCACCTGTTCCGCAATTACAAATGCGCCAGCGATCTGCTGGGTATAGCCACTCCGTCGAACAGCCGAAGACAACCACCACCACAGCCGGAAGATCAAATGGTATGGAGGGCCGCGCGGGCCACCGGCGCTGCTCCGTCTTATTTCCGAGCTTTTGGGCGCTTCCTGGATGGGGGTCTGATAGCGAACAATCCGACGCTGGATGCACTGACCGAAATCCATGAGTACAATATGGCTCTAAGAAGTATCGGCCGAAATGCGGAAGCGGTACCG GTTTCAATCGTAGTTTCACTTGGCACCGGACTAATCCCGGTAACTGAACTGAAAGAAATTGACGTATTCCGACCGGACAGCATATGGGACACGGCGAAACTTGCCTACGGTATCTCTGCTATTG GAAACCTACTGGTGGATCAAGCAACCGCATCGGATGGTCGAGTGGTGGACCGGGCCCGTGCCTGGTGCAGTATGATCGGGGTGCCCTACTATCGATTCAACCCCCAAATGTCGGTAGATATAGCGATGGATGAGAAAATTGACGAACCGCTTATCAACATGCTATGGGAGGTCAAGGCTTATATGCACGCGAACCGGAAAAAGGTAATAGAGATGATCAATCTTCTGAAATAA